The following proteins are encoded in a genomic region of Carassius auratus strain Wakin unplaced genomic scaffold, ASM336829v1 scaf_tig00015248, whole genome shotgun sequence:
- the LOC113074626 gene encoding small conductance calcium-activated potassium channel protein 2-like, which yields MWLISITFLSIGYGDMVPNTYCGKGVCLLTGIMGAGCTALVVAVVARKLELTKAEKHVHNFMMDTQLCKRVKNTAANVLRETWLIYKHTKLVKKIDHARVRKHQRKFLQAIHQLRSVKMEQRKLNDQANTLVDLAKTQNVMYDLVSELQERSEELEKRIGHLETKLDSINNSLQALPGLLSQAIQQQQHHLLDGLTQRGFTLTRPSSQTSDRSWASSVHRRRSPSTAPHTSSDSG from the exons ATGTGGCTGATCTCCATAACCTTCCTGTCTATTGGTTATGGAGACATGGTGCCCAACACATACTGTGGGAAGGGAGTGTGTCTTCTTACTGGGATCATG gggGCCGGTTGCACTGCCCTAGTGGTGGCTGTCGTGGCCAGGAAGCTagagctcaccaaggctgaaaaGCACGTCCATAACTTTATGATGGACACTCAACTCTGCAAAAGA GTGAAAAACACGGCTGCTAATGTACTCAGGGAAACATGGCTAATCTACAAACATACAAAGCTTGTGAAGAAGATTGACCATGCCAGGGTCAGGAAACATCAGCGCAAGTTTCTGCAGGCCATTCACCA ACTGCGAAGTGTGAAGATGGAGCAAAGGAAGCTGAATGATCAAGCAAACACACTGGTGGACTTAGCAAAG ACACAGAATGTGATGTACGACCTGGTCTCAGAGCTGCAGGAGCGCAGCGAGGAGCTGGAAAAGCGGATCGGTCACCTAGAGACAAAACTGGACTCCATAAACAACAGTCTGCAGGCTCTGCCTGGCCTGCTCTCACAAGCCATACAGCAGCAACAGCACCACCTGCTGGACGGGCTGACCCAGCGTGGATTCACTCTCACGCGCCCCTCCTCGCAGACCTCCGATCGCTCCTGGGCGTCATCCGTGCACCGGCGGAGATCACCCTCTACTGCACCACACACGTCCTCTGATAGCGGCTAG